CGGAGGAGATCACCTTCCAGCAGCTCGACCGGGAGGCCCGGTCGCGGCTCCGCTCGCTCTCGAAGGAGAACGCGGAACGGGTCGGCCGACACCTCGTCATGGCGGGGACGCTCCTCGAGAGCGATCCCGAGCTCGCCTACGAGCACGCTCAGGCCGCCGTGCAGCGCGCGGGCCGGATCGACGTCGTGCGGGAGGCCGGGGCCTTGACCGCCTATGCCACCGGGCGGTACGCGGAGGCGCTCCGGGAACTGCGCACGGTTCGGCGCCTGTCCGGAATCGATGCGCACGGGGCGATCGAGGCCGACTGCGAACGCGGGCTCGGGCGGCCGGAACGCGCCCTCAACGTCATCGCGGAGGCCCCCGCGAATCAGTCGGTGAATCAGCGTGCCGAACTGGCGATCGTCGAGGCCGGCGCGCGCCTCGACCTCGACCAGGCCGACGCCGCGCTCGTCGTGATCGAGGACGCCCCGCGCACGCCGGCGACCGAGACCCGCGTCCGGTCGATGCAGGCGGACGTGCTCAGGGCGCTCGGGCGCGAGGCCGAGGCGGATGCGCTCGCGGCCACGCTTCCCGAGCCTGAGGCGCTCCTCGACTACGAGGACCTCGCCCCTGACGCCGACGACGAGGACACGTCGTCCGTGCAGGACGATGAGCCGACGGAGCCGACGGAGCCGACGGAGCCGACGGAACCGACTGGGTCCGGTGACGCCGGGGAGGCCGATGATCCCGCAGCGCCCGACGTGGTCGACGAACCCGCAGAGCGCGACGAGGTCGACGGCTCCGACGAGGCCGGCGAGGAGGACGAGGAGTCGAATGACTGAGATCCACCGCTCGAGCCTGACGGGGGAGAGCCCCCTCGATTCGTGTGAGCAGCCGCTCATCGCGTGCACGGATCTGGTGCTCCTCGATCTCGACGGGGTCGTGTACCGCGGCCCGCACGCCGTCGCCCACGCGGCGGAGTCGCTCGCCACGGCACGCGAGCGCGGGGTGAGCCTGCACTACGTGACGAACAACGCCGGGCGCCCGCCTCAGGACGTCGCCGACCACCTGCGCGACCTCGGCATCCCCACGCTCGAGAACGAGGTCACCACCGCGGCCCAGGCCGCCGCCGTGCTCATCGCGGCCGACTATCCGGCGGGAACCAAGGTGCTCGTCGTCGGCGGTCCGGGCCTGTTCCTCGCGCTCGAGGAGGTCGGCATGGTTCCCGTCACGAGCGCCGAGGACGACCCCGCCGTCGTGGTGCAGGGGCTCTCGCGCACCCTCGCGTGGCCCGAGCTGGCCGAGGCCGCGTACGCGATCGGCAACGGTGCGGAGTTCATCGCCTCCAACCTCGACTCCACGCTCCCGACCGAACGCGGCATGGCACCGGGGAACGGCTCTCTCGTGGCCGCGGTCGCGCACGCGACCGGCGTCCGGCCGCGGGCGACGGGCAAGCCCGAGCCCGAGATCTTCCACCAGGCCGCCGAGCGTGCGGGCGGTCGGCGGCCGGTCATGATCGGCGACCGGCTCGACACCGACATCGCCGGCGCCCGCGCCGCGGGGTACCCCTCGATGCACGTGTTCACCGGCGTCGACGGCCCCCGCGAGCTCCTGCGCGCCGGGGCACACGAGCGCCCGACGCTCCTCGCCCACGACCTGCGGGGGCTGCTCGAACCGCACCCGGCCGTCGCCCCGGAGGGGGACTCCTGGCGTTGCCGGGACGCCCGGGCACAGGTGAGGGACTCCCGACTCGAACTCACCGAGAACGGGCTCACCACGGTGCTCTCGGGTGCGGACGCGGCCGCCGAGGCGACGATCTCGCTCGACGGCCTGCGGGCGCTCCTGGCCGCCGGCTGGACCGCCGACGGGCTCGACCTCACCCGGCTCACCGACCTGCACGTCGCCCCCGAGCGGGCCTGACGGTCCGGACGGCGCCGGGTGCGCTGCCCCCGGCCAACCACAGCCGCCCACGGCCGCCCACAGCACCGGCGGCGGTGGGCCCTCACCGGCGGGTGGCGCTAACGTGGAGACCGTGACAGAACGACCGATGCCCGTGCCACGGGATCCCCGGGCCTCGCACGAGGCCGGCGACACCGATCTCGGGCCCGAGCTCGAGGCCGCGCTGGCCGCAGTCGAGGATCTCGGCCAGGCACCCCTGCCCGAGCACGTCTCGGCGTTCGACGCGGTGCACCGGTTGCTGCAGACCCGGCTGGCGGAGGCCGATCGCTGATGGCGCGGGTTCGCCTCGACGCCGAGCTCGTGCGCCGTCACCTCGCCCGCTCGCGCGCGCACGCCGCCGAGCTCATCGCCGCGGGCCGGGTCCGGCTCGACGGCGCCACGGCCACGAAGCCGGCCACGCAACTGCTGCCCTCGCAGGCGGTCCACGTCGTACCGGACGAAGAGGATCCGGGCTATGCGAGCCGCGGCGCCTATAAGCTCGCGGGCGCACTCGACGCCCTCGGGGACGGCGCCCCGCCCCTGACCGGACGGCGGGCCCTCGACGCCGGGGCCTCGACCGGAGGGTTCACCGACGTGCTGCTTCGCCGGGGCGTCGCCGGTGTCGTGGCCGTCGACGTCGGCTACGGCCAGTTGATCTGGCGACTGCAGAACGATCCGCGCGTCACCGTGCTCGACCGCACGAACGTGCGCACCCTCGACCCGGCCGCGGTCGCCCCGGCGCCCGACCTCGTGGTCTCCGACCTGTCGTTCATCTCCCTGACCCTCGTGCTCGGCGCCCTCGTCGCCGCGGTCACCCCGGACGCCGACTTCCTCCTCATGGTCAAGCCCCAGTTCGAGGTGGGCAAGGGCCGCCTCGGTTCCGGGGGCGTCGTCCGTGATCCCGCGCTCCACGCCGAAGCGGTCCGCGACGTCCTCGCGCACGCGGCCACGCTCGGCCTGCATACTCGTGCTGTGATCGCCTCACCGCTACCCGGCCCGAGCGGCAACGTCGAGTACTTCGTGCACCTGCGCGCCGCCGGCCCCGACGTGCCCGACCCCACCTCCCCGGCGGCCGCCGCCGACCGGGACGACCTCATCGCGACCGCGATCGCCGCCGGCCCCGCGGGCGCAGCAACAGGGAGGAGCTCATGAGCCGCCGCGTCCTGGTCTTCACCCACCCCACCCGGCCGCAGGCGAGCGTGCTCGCCCGCACGGTCGCCCAGGACCTGGCCACCGTGGGCATGGAGCCCGTGCCGGCCGAGGAGATCGACGACGGCGACTACGAACTCGCCATCGTCCTCGGAGGCGACGGCAGCATCCTGCGGGCCGCCGAGGTGACCCGCGGTCGCGGCATCCCGATCATCGGGGTCAATCTCGGCCACGTCGGCTTCCTCGCCGAGAGCGAGGTGGACCACGCGAGCGAGGTCGTCCGCCGGGCCGCCGAACGCGACTACCACGTGGACGAGCGCATGACCCTCGAGGTCACCGTGCAGCGCCCGGGCGAACGGGTCCCCGAGCGCGGCTGGGCGATCAACGAGGCCACCGTGGAGAAGACCGAACGGGACCGCATGATCGAGGTCGCCATCGGAATCGACGGCCGGGGCGTCTCCACGTTCGGATGCGACGCGGTCGTGCTGGCGACCCCGACCGGGTCCACCGCCTACGCCTTCTCCGGAGGCGGCCCGATCGTCTGGCCGAACGTCGAGGCCCTCCTGCTCGTGCCGATCAGCGCCCACGCCCTGTTCACCCGCCCGATCGTGGTCGGACCCGCCTCCGTCATGGCCGTGGAGATCCTCGGCCGCAGCTACACGGACGGCGTGGTCTGGTGCGACGGCCGCCGGGCGATCGCCGCGCCGGCCGGCTCCCACGTCGAGGTCGTCCGCGGCACGGAGCCCGTGCGCCTCGCCCGGTTCGGAACGGGCCCGTTCACCGACCGGCTCGTGAAGAAGTTCGACCTGCCGGTGACCGGCTGGCGAGGGAGCCGGGAGGCGGGGGAGTGATCGAGGACCTCCGGCTTCGCGACCTCGGGGTCATCGTCGAGGCACAGATCGACCTGGCGCCGGGCCTGACCGTGATCACGGGCGAGACCGGGGCGGGCAAGACGATGCTGCTCACCGGCCTGGGCCTCCTCCTCGGCGGCCGGGCCGACCCCGGCACCGTGCGCACCGGCGCCGAGCGCGCGAGCGTCGAGGGGCGCCTCGTGCCGGGGCCGGGTCACCCCGCGCTCACCATCGCCGAGGACGCCGGGGCGGAACTGGACGACGGCGCGCTGCTCGTCCTGCGCACCGTCGCCGCCGCGGGGCGCTCCCGGGCACACCTGGGCGGACGATCCGTGCCGCAGGCGATCCTCGCCGAGGTCGCCTCGCAACTCGTGACCGTGCACGGGCAGTCCGACCAGCTCCGGCTGCGCGCCGGCGCCCAGCAGCGCGCCGCCCTCGACGCCTATGCCGGCCCCGAGCACGCCCGCCTGCTCGCCGAGTTCGAACGGGCCCACGCGCTCCGGGCCGAGCTTGCCGACCGGCTCGACCGCTGGGACGCCGAGTCCGAGGAGCGCCGGGTGGAGGTCGACCGGCTCGAGGCGGCCCTGGCCCGGATCGACGAGGCCGCCCCCGAACCGGGGGAGCAGCGGCTCCTGCGGGAGGAGTCGGAACGCCTCGGCAACGTCGAGGACCTGCGCCGGGCCACCGCCATCGCCCACGCCGCCCTGACCGGCGGGGAGGAGGCGGCCGGCGCCAACGCCCTGATCGAGGCCGCCCGCGCCGCGATCGCCGAGGCCCACTCCCATGACAGCTCACTGGCCGAATGGGATCGCCGGATCGCCGACATCGCCTATCAGCTCGGCGACCTGGCCGTGGAGCTCTCCGCCTACGCCGAGGGACTCGAGGCCGACCCGGCCCGGCTCGACTACGTTCACCAGCGGCGCGCGCAGCTCGCCGACCTCGCCCGCGACCTCCTCGGACGGTCCCCGCTCGTGCGCACGCCGGACGCCGGCACCCCCGGCGAGGAGGACCCCGAGCAGGAGGAGGACCCCGACGCCGCCCTCCTGAGTTTCGCGGAGCGGGCCCGGACCCGCCACGGCGACCTCACCGCCCCGGGGGCCGGGCGGGAGAAGCTCCTCGCCGACCTTGCCGAGGCCGCAGAACAGGAGAACCGGCTGGCCGCGGCGGTGACGGCCGCCCGGAACGCCGCCGCGCTCCAGCTCGAAGAGGCGGTCGCCGCCGAACTCGCCGAGCTGGCGATGCCCGGCGCCCGGCTGCACGTGCGCCTCACCCCCCGCGCCCACCTCGCCGCGCACGGCGCGGAGGACGTCGAATTCGACCTGACCGCCCACCGCGGCGGGCCGCGCCGGCCCCTGGCCAAGGGAGCCTCCGGCGGCGAGCTCTCCCGGGTCATGCTCGCCCTCGAGGTCGCGCTCGCGAGCGACCGGGACGAGGAACTGCCCACGTTCGTCTTCGACGAGGTCGACGCCGGCGTCGGCGGCCGCGCGGCGGTGGCCGTCGGCGCCCGGCTGGCCGAACTCGCCCGGCACACGCAGGTGATCGTGGTCACCCACCTCGCCCAGGTCGCCGCCTTCGCCGACTCCCACGTCGTCGTGCGCAAACACACCCGGGACGGCGCGGACGCCGTGACCAACAGCGACATCCTCCTCGTCGCGGGCGAGGATCGCACGGCCGAACTGGCCCGGATGCTCTCCGGGGACCCCGGCTCGGCGACGGCGCTGGCCCACGCGGCCGAGTTGCTCGAGCGGCCCGTGCGCGCCGGGGCGGCGGCATCCCGCGACGGGGGTCGCTCCGGGGCGTAGCCCCGTGGATGTGGCACGATGATCCCGATGAGAATGCCCTTCCGTCGCCTCGCGACGACCGCTGAACCCGCCTTCGTCACGCGGGTCGATCCCTCGACCAAGACGCTGACCAAGC
The window above is part of the Pseudactinotalea sp. HY158 genome. Proteins encoded here:
- a CDS encoding HAD-IIA family hydrolase, yielding MTEIHRSSLTGESPLDSCEQPLIACTDLVLLDLDGVVYRGPHAVAHAAESLATARERGVSLHYVTNNAGRPPQDVADHLRDLGIPTLENEVTTAAQAAAVLIAADYPAGTKVLVVGGPGLFLALEEVGMVPVTSAEDDPAVVVQGLSRTLAWPELAEAAYAIGNGAEFIASNLDSTLPTERGMAPGNGSLVAAVAHATGVRPRATGKPEPEIFHQAAERAGGRRPVMIGDRLDTDIAGARAAGYPSMHVFTGVDGPRELLRAGAHERPTLLAHDLRGLLEPHPAVAPEGDSWRCRDARAQVRDSRLELTENGLTTVLSGADAAAEATISLDGLRALLAAGWTADGLDLTRLTDLHVAPERA
- a CDS encoding TlyA family RNA methyltransferase, which produces MARVRLDAELVRRHLARSRAHAAELIAAGRVRLDGATATKPATQLLPSQAVHVVPDEEDPGYASRGAYKLAGALDALGDGAPPLTGRRALDAGASTGGFTDVLLRRGVAGVVAVDVGYGQLIWRLQNDPRVTVLDRTNVRTLDPAAVAPAPDLVVSDLSFISLTLVLGALVAAVTPDADFLLMVKPQFEVGKGRLGSGGVVRDPALHAEAVRDVLAHAATLGLHTRAVIASPLPGPSGNVEYFVHLRAAGPDVPDPTSPAAAADRDDLIATAIAAGPAGAATGRSS
- a CDS encoding NAD kinase, translated to MSRRVLVFTHPTRPQASVLARTVAQDLATVGMEPVPAEEIDDGDYELAIVLGGDGSILRAAEVTRGRGIPIIGVNLGHVGFLAESEVDHASEVVRRAAERDYHVDERMTLEVTVQRPGERVPERGWAINEATVEKTERDRMIEVAIGIDGRGVSTFGCDAVVLATPTGSTAYAFSGGGPIVWPNVEALLLVPISAHALFTRPIVVGPASVMAVEILGRSYTDGVVWCDGRRAIAAPAGSHVEVVRGTEPVRLARFGTGPFTDRLVKKFDLPVTGWRGSREAGE
- a CDS encoding DNA repair protein RecN; translated protein: MIEDLRLRDLGVIVEAQIDLAPGLTVITGETGAGKTMLLTGLGLLLGGRADPGTVRTGAERASVEGRLVPGPGHPALTIAEDAGAELDDGALLVLRTVAAAGRSRAHLGGRSVPQAILAEVASQLVTVHGQSDQLRLRAGAQQRAALDAYAGPEHARLLAEFERAHALRAELADRLDRWDAESEERRVEVDRLEAALARIDEAAPEPGEQRLLREESERLGNVEDLRRATAIAHAALTGGEEAAGANALIEAARAAIAEAHSHDSSLAEWDRRIADIAYQLGDLAVELSAYAEGLEADPARLDYVHQRRAQLADLARDLLGRSPLVRTPDAGTPGEEDPEQEEDPDAALLSFAERARTRHGDLTAPGAGREKLLADLAEAAEQENRLAAAVTAARNAAALQLEEAVAAELAELAMPGARLHVRLTPRAHLAAHGAEDVEFDLTAHRGGPRRPLAKGASGGELSRVMLALEVALASDRDEELPTFVFDEVDAGVGGRAAVAVGARLAELARHTQVIVVTHLAQVAAFADSHVVVRKHTRDGADAVTNSDILLVAGEDRTAELARMLSGDPGSATALAHAAELLERPVRAGAAASRDGGRSGA